The proteins below are encoded in one region of Podarcis raffonei isolate rPodRaf1 chromosome 8, rPodRaf1.pri, whole genome shotgun sequence:
- the LOC128418925 gene encoding alpha-taxilin-like isoform X2, with amino-acid sequence MRNSETRGRSCVLELFGTAKSRLEPGGSAGGGDSLRREWRRSSKREKAKASRAAPWVLGALLVNEAVSQPHQPVSCDVSEELSRQLEDILNTYCLDTNQEGPGDDNGQSEPVEMDEAEKCRSESPRNGEQEQSCPEMNGEKEGPRGTSDEGGERDQKRAQEKKKAKGLGKEITLLMQTLNTLSTSEEKLTALCKKYAELLEEHRNSQKQMKILQKKQTQLVQEKDHLRSEHSKAILARSKLESLCRELQRHNRTLKAKGVQRAREEEEKRKEVTSHFQVTLNDIQLQMEQHNERNSKLRQENMELAERLKKLIEQYELREEHIDKVFKHKDLQQQLVDAKLQQAQEMLKEAEDRHQREKDFLLKEAVESQRMCELMKQQETHLKEQLALYTAKFEEFQNTLSKSSEVFTTFKQEMEKMTKKIKKLEKETTMYRSRWESSNKALLEMAEEKTLRDKELEGLQVKIQRLEKLCRALQTERNDLNKKVQDLCALVPPAASTDLQGPPKDPSQGSSEELAPQGTTVEECLALAQAVCCTGPAERFGEPSIGGAPAREKMDEAAVSLE; translated from the exons ATGCGCAATTCTGAGACCCGGGGCCGGAGCTGCGTTCTCGAGCTTTTTGGAACCGCTAAATCCAGACTGGAACCGGGAGGGAGCGCTGGCGGCGGCGACTCGTTAAGAAGAGAGTGGCGGCGGAGCAGCAAAAGGGAAAAAGCAAAAGCGAGCAGAGCAGCCCCGTGGGTGCTGGGCG CACTTTTGGTGAATGAGGCTGTATCCCAACCCCACCAACCGGTTAGCTGTGATGTCTCTGAAGAGCTAAGCAGACAACTAGAGGACATTCTGAACACATATTGCCTGGATACAAACCAGGAAGGACCAGGAGATGACAATGGGCAGAGTGAACCTGTAGAGATGGATGAGGCAGAAAAGTGCCGGAGTGAGTCCCCAAGGAATGGCGAGCAGGAGCAGAGTTGCCCTGAGATGAATGGAGAGAAAGAGGGACCCAGAGGAACCAGTGATGAAGGCGGCGAGCGGGATCAGAAACGAgcccaagaaaaaaagaaagctaaGGGGCTTG GCAAGGAGATCACGTTGTTAATGCAGACCCTCAACACTCTCAGCACATCTGAGGAGAAACTGACAGCCCTCTGCAAGAAGTATGCTGAACTG CTGGAGGAGCACAGAAACTCTCAGAAGCAAATGAAAATTCTTCAGAAGAAGCAGACCCAGTTGGTGCAGGAGAAGGATCATTTACGGAGCGAGCACAGCAAGGCCATCTTGGCCCGCAGCAAGCTGGAGAGCCTGTGCCGGGAGCTCCAGAGGCACAACCGCACCCTCAAGGCAA AAGGTGTCCAAAGAGCccgggaggaagaagagaagcgtAAGGAGGTGACATCCCACTTCCAGGTGACCCTCAACGATAtccagctgcagatggagcagcACAACGAGCGCAACTCCAAGCTACGCCAGGAGAATATGGAGCTAGCCGAGAGACTGAAGAAACTCATTGAGCAGTATGAGTTGCGAGAGGAG CACATTGACAAGGTCTTTAAACACAAGgacctgcagcagcagctggtggATGCCAAGCTCCAGCAGGCCCAGGAGATGCTGAAGGAGGCTGAGGACAGGCATCAGCGGGAGAAAGACTTT CTATTGAAGGAAGCCGTGGAGTCCCAGAGGATGTGCGAGTTGATGAAGCAACAGGAAACGCATCTCAaggagcag CTGGCCCTCTACACAGCAAAGTTTGAGGAATTTCAGAACACACTATCCAAAAGCAGTGAAGTCTTCACAACCTTCAAACAAGAAATGGAGAAG ATGACAAAGAAGATTAAGAAGCTGGAGAAAGAGACCACAATGTACAGATCCCGCTGGGAAAGCAGCAACAAGGCCCTTTTGGAAATGGCAGAAGAG AAAACTCTCCGGGACAAAGAACTGGAAGGGCTCCAAGTGAAAATCCAGCGCCTGGAGAAGCTCTGCCGGGCCCTGCAGACAGAGCGCAATGACCTGAACAAGAAGGTGCAAGACCTGTGTGCCCTTGTGCCTCCCGCTGCCAGCACGGACCTCCAGGGACCACCAAAGGACCCATCCCAAGGCAGCTCAGAGGAGCTGGCACCTCAGGGCACCACCGTGGAGGAGTGCCTTGCCCTGGCACAGGCGGTGTGCTGCACGGGACCAGCCGAGAGGTTTGGGGAGCCAAGCATAGGAGGAGCCCCTGCTCGGGAAAAGATGGATGAAGCTGCTGTCTCTCTTGAGTAA
- the LOC128418925 gene encoding alpha-taxilin-like isoform X1: protein MKSQDGESKAVLLPASPSKMSSVLGLEDLAEAPIVTTESCECPHQPEMCSLNSLVDGNVENPMSEEQSKKEALLVNEAVSQPHQPVSCDVSEELSRQLEDILNTYCLDTNQEGPGDDNGQSEPVEMDEAEKCRSESPRNGEQEQSCPEMNGEKEGPRGTSDEGGERDQKRAQEKKKAKGLGKEITLLMQTLNTLSTSEEKLTALCKKYAELLEEHRNSQKQMKILQKKQTQLVQEKDHLRSEHSKAILARSKLESLCRELQRHNRTLKAKGVQRAREEEEKRKEVTSHFQVTLNDIQLQMEQHNERNSKLRQENMELAERLKKLIEQYELREEHIDKVFKHKDLQQQLVDAKLQQAQEMLKEAEDRHQREKDFLLKEAVESQRMCELMKQQETHLKEQLALYTAKFEEFQNTLSKSSEVFTTFKQEMEKMTKKIKKLEKETTMYRSRWESSNKALLEMAEEKTLRDKELEGLQVKIQRLEKLCRALQTERNDLNKKVQDLCALVPPAASTDLQGPPKDPSQGSSEELAPQGTTVEECLALAQAVCCTGPAERFGEPSIGGAPAREKMDEAAVSLE, encoded by the exons ATGAAGAGCCAAGATGGGGAAAGCAAAGCTGTCCTTCTACCTGCCAGCCCTTCCAAAATGAGTAGTGTGCTGGGGTTGGAAGACTTAGCTGAGGCTCCCATAGTGACTACAGAAAGCTGTGAATGTCCACACCAGCCTGAGATGTGCAGCTTGAACTCTTTGGTTGACGGAAATGTTGAAAACCCAATGAGTGAGGAGCAGAGTAAGAAAGAGG CACTTTTGGTGAATGAGGCTGTATCCCAACCCCACCAACCGGTTAGCTGTGATGTCTCTGAAGAGCTAAGCAGACAACTAGAGGACATTCTGAACACATATTGCCTGGATACAAACCAGGAAGGACCAGGAGATGACAATGGGCAGAGTGAACCTGTAGAGATGGATGAGGCAGAAAAGTGCCGGAGTGAGTCCCCAAGGAATGGCGAGCAGGAGCAGAGTTGCCCTGAGATGAATGGAGAGAAAGAGGGACCCAGAGGAACCAGTGATGAAGGCGGCGAGCGGGATCAGAAACGAgcccaagaaaaaaagaaagctaaGGGGCTTG GCAAGGAGATCACGTTGTTAATGCAGACCCTCAACACTCTCAGCACATCTGAGGAGAAACTGACAGCCCTCTGCAAGAAGTATGCTGAACTG CTGGAGGAGCACAGAAACTCTCAGAAGCAAATGAAAATTCTTCAGAAGAAGCAGACCCAGTTGGTGCAGGAGAAGGATCATTTACGGAGCGAGCACAGCAAGGCCATCTTGGCCCGCAGCAAGCTGGAGAGCCTGTGCCGGGAGCTCCAGAGGCACAACCGCACCCTCAAGGCAA AAGGTGTCCAAAGAGCccgggaggaagaagagaagcgtAAGGAGGTGACATCCCACTTCCAGGTGACCCTCAACGATAtccagctgcagatggagcagcACAACGAGCGCAACTCCAAGCTACGCCAGGAGAATATGGAGCTAGCCGAGAGACTGAAGAAACTCATTGAGCAGTATGAGTTGCGAGAGGAG CACATTGACAAGGTCTTTAAACACAAGgacctgcagcagcagctggtggATGCCAAGCTCCAGCAGGCCCAGGAGATGCTGAAGGAGGCTGAGGACAGGCATCAGCGGGAGAAAGACTTT CTATTGAAGGAAGCCGTGGAGTCCCAGAGGATGTGCGAGTTGATGAAGCAACAGGAAACGCATCTCAaggagcag CTGGCCCTCTACACAGCAAAGTTTGAGGAATTTCAGAACACACTATCCAAAAGCAGTGAAGTCTTCACAACCTTCAAACAAGAAATGGAGAAG ATGACAAAGAAGATTAAGAAGCTGGAGAAAGAGACCACAATGTACAGATCCCGCTGGGAAAGCAGCAACAAGGCCCTTTTGGAAATGGCAGAAGAG AAAACTCTCCGGGACAAAGAACTGGAAGGGCTCCAAGTGAAAATCCAGCGCCTGGAGAAGCTCTGCCGGGCCCTGCAGACAGAGCGCAATGACCTGAACAAGAAGGTGCAAGACCTGTGTGCCCTTGTGCCTCCCGCTGCCAGCACGGACCTCCAGGGACCACCAAAGGACCCATCCCAAGGCAGCTCAGAGGAGCTGGCACCTCAGGGCACCACCGTGGAGGAGTGCCTTGCCCTGGCACAGGCGGTGTGCTGCACGGGACCAGCCGAGAGGTTTGGGGAGCCAAGCATAGGAGGAGCCCCTGCTCGGGAAAAGATGGATGAAGCTGCTGTCTCTCTTGAGTAA